The DNA region agctttgaattcaatacttctccattcatcatttcctacttcatgctatgtaggcctgggtcttccaattcttctagtgccttgtggagcccagttaaacttttggtgaactaatcttttggggaatgcaaagagcatgcacaaaccatctccatctacccctcatcatgatctcatccgcatatggtactcgggtaatctctcatagtttcatttctaatcctctcctgccatttaactcccaatattcttctgagagcttgttctcaaatctactaaatctattggagattatttcattgtcatatcatgactcatgtccatagagtaacgctgatctcactaaactgatacagtagtctgatttttatatgaaattttaggcgatttgatttccaaattttacttaacctagccattgtctgattttcttttttcagtctttcactctaattctaaagaccctgtattggagatcattgttcttaaatacttaaatgattctacctcattaatcctttctccttccaatgatatttcatcttccattgcatacaccgttctcatcatctttgtctttcttctattcatcttcagccccatGTCgcgtgatattccatgcattgtggtaagcaagcattgcaaatcctgtggttttctgctaagaaggacttcatcatcagcatactctaggtctgctaaattcctatcaccaatccagtccaatccttccccaccatctctctcttctacacattatatatatatatatatatatatatatatatatatatatatatatatatatatatatatatgcgtaaaaatcacaggaaaacgtgatgctcagatgcagaagaaccacagggaaaatgaaaatacagaatatacacttgagtcctgactagtttcgtgatacttcctcagaggaagtatcacgaaactagtcaggactcaagtgtatattctgtattttcattttccctgcggttcttctgcatatatatatatgtatatatatatatatatatatatatatatctcaaagttGGAAGCCTTAAAACTCTGGTAGTTAGACTGTATCGGAATGCTTAGGCCTACTTGTGAAAAGACGgataaggtctttttttctaattctaaattGCAATATCAAGGTCATATAGCTTACATGATGGGTACTAGATAAAGAATCTAAGGGAAAAAAAGGTTAAATTGAAACTGTAACTTTTCAAAACGTAAATCTCCAAAGACTGTGAAAATATGATTTTAAGGATGAAAGTCCGTTATCATTGCAAGGTCAgagatgataatgaaattattaggAAAGGGATCATAAAAAACTGATAAGGCTGAACTGCAAGCATTCACGTTTCATTAGTATTTTTTTCTACCAATGGAAAAGTTGCAGATTTAATGCCATTGTTACATTGGTAGGCTCATAATTCACATTACTATATCTCCCTATAGTGAAGGCCATCAGCACGAATTATTACTAAAAAACTGTGGTGTTTTCCTTCGGTCATTGTACTTTATGTAATCTAATTTCCGAATCAGTTTCAGCATCATTCATTCGACTACCTTGAAAAGGCTTCTCTTCATTCTTAATATGGTATTAACCAAAGATAATAGACAAGAGATTGGCTAACTTGGACGCAAAGTCATTAGACCAATCTTTCATTTTTCAAGCAATCATATGTATGCTTGTTGATGACTATGACTATTATACTtccaatatttaaaaatatttttattaaagtatCAAATTGAAGCATTTAgatgaggggtcggttgcctgataccccTTTCTAATACCCTCgaacatggttatatatatatatatatatatatatatatatatatatatatatatatatatatatatattatatatatatatatatatatgaattataatttgTCAGGTTTTTTAGAATTGCATATCCTTGCAATCATTAACCACATTTACTGGCAGCTGTCCTTTTAGCCTCTTTCTTTGACCCGCATGATGTAAGCCTACAGTAATAGCTTATTTAAGTATTCAGAATATAAATAACGcacctaaattatttttttctttaacaccTTTCTCATCAATGTTATTTATTTTGCACGGACATCAAGAATACTGAAAGATGCTAGAAGAAAGAGCTCTataaaaatcaatccattgttctttagtcttgggtagtgccataacctctgtaccatggtcttccactgtcatgggttagagttatcttgcttgagggtacactcgggcacacttttctatctcgtttctcttccttttgttttgttaaagttatcatagtttatataggaaatatttatttgaatgtcattgtttttaaaatatattatttttccttgtttcctttcctcactgggctattttccctgttgggtcccctgggcttatagcatcttaattttccaactagggttgtagcttagtaagtaagtaaataataataataataataataataataataataataataatagaaattatttacAAATAGTAAAGATGTACTCCCCGAAAGCACCTATGTAAACATAGTAAAAAGTGCTCACCCTACGTAGTAAGCGGTGTAGTAAACATTAATCAGTGCCCGATCTAAAGTTCTTGTTGTCAAGTGGTATAGTTTTACATAAATTTGAATATTCCTTATCtgtgattagtaataataatagcctttGTGATATAAGAGTCGAGTGATTAAATATTTTCGTTGTGTTTATCGTGCGGTTAACTTTTGTTATTCATTTAAAGCCATGTTTTGTGTCTGTCAGTCCATCCGGTTTCATGAAAATTTGTTGCCTAGATTATATTTATTAAACTTCTTAAgagatttttaattaatatttggtTAAAACATTCCTCTAGTAAAGTCATTAGGTCAAACGAAAGTTAACACTGGCTGGGATAATTGCAATTTGCAAGTATATTTTGTGTCCAACTTGAAACAGTCATTGCTGCCCTTCTGAAATATTCTCACCCAAAAGGTAAGTGAAAACAGTTAAAATTTTCTATGTGTAATTATGGCTTTGAAAATATCCTCTACTTGATTTGCCTTGACTATTTATATTTGATAAACCACTTGGATAGGTTAGGTTAGTGTAGTCGCATAAGCTAGGTATAATCTTTTGCATAATTCGATTCACTTCTTTTATCGAAATTTAAGCTAGGCCTAATCTTTTGCTTTATTCGATTCACGGTAGTTTTTTTACTAGGttatattgccctgtaatacactacaataatacccgaAATTAAAGGTCATAAGGCTTTTTATTTGTAAAGCCAATTTTTATATTGCTGGTCATCAATGCAAATTCAAATTTTCTATTGCCTCTTTATATCGAATTCCACTATATTTGAAACATTTAACATGATGCATAAGAATATAGAACAGGATTTGGTTACTTTACTTATAAGGGCTGCTTTTCATGTCCTATGCAGCAGGGGGAACCTTGCTCTCTACATGACCTTCATAGTCATTTTAAAGTTTATAATCAAAGGCATTATGCATTTCACACCccctattgctcgtttattgtcaaatctttaTTATCGAAACACTTGGAaaacaaggaagtcttcagtttcctcttgaaagccttaatatctaagATCTTTCGGGGGTCTAGTGGGAgtttgtatagtctcggggctgcctATATTAAAGGCATATTATCTtgattccaataatttgaaactgtCTGTACTATTAACGTGTTATGaagttatatcatattatatatatatatatatatataatatatatatatataatatatatatataatatatatatatataatatatatataatatatatatataatatatatatatatatatatatatatatatatatatatatatatatatatatatatatatatatatatatatatatatatatatatatatcccacgaggttgggctcaagacaaataggagaaagacagatgatgagaatgagtatgcagtggaagatcaaatatcattgtaaggagaaaggattaatgaggtagaatcatttaagtatctaggcaCTATgctttccaatacagggtctttaaaattagagtttagtggaagattgaaaaagtaaatcatacaatggctaggttaaataaaattcgtcaatcaaatcacctgaaattacaaatgaaaatcagagtatcggtttagtgagatcggtgttactctatggacatgagtcaaggtatgacagtgaaacaatctccaatagatttagtagatttgagaataaaaccctcagaagaatattgggagttaaatggcaggacaggattagaaatgaaactataagagagattactcaagtgtcctatgtggatgagatcatgatgaagggtagatcgagatggtttgggcatgctcttcgcactccccgagagagatcagGCTAGTTCAGCAAACgtatagctgggctccacaaggcactagaagagttggaagactcgggcccacatggctgaggactatgaagcgtgaagtaggagatgatgaatggagatgtatcgaGTTAAACGCTCAAGACAAcaggcgaaatgtaactgaggccttttgcgtcagtagatgtaggagatgatatatatatatatatatatatatatatatatatatatatatatatatataaatatatatatatatagatatatatatatatagatatatagatatagatatatatatatatatatatatgtgtgtgtgtgtgtgtgtgtgtgtgtgtagtgcagACATTGTTTTAGCTTACTGAAAACATCTCTGATTCACATTCTCTGGGTCAGGAGTTCACGCCCCCTCTTAAGCTCAGTAGATTCCAATATTGTTCGCAACTTCACTGCCATTGGAAACTGGGTATGAGGAGTTTTGGAAAAGCCTATGGGGTCATAcatgatgagtcatcagtagccactgtctAACCCTACcttctcctagcttgggtggagagatgtcTCTGGCTCCAATCGTTTGAATATATGGTCTGACTCTAGGACTTAGTTCTGTTCCTTATGGTACTAGGACTGGAGAGGCTGATCACCACCAAGATGAGCTGGGAAAAACCACACAGTTGCACAGTGATGATGTAAGTTGAAAGAAGATCAATGAATTGAAGAAATGAAGCAGGAATGAAGGTTAAGTAAAAAGCTAACATTTGGATTAAACTTGGAGTATAGGGACTTTGCAAAGACCCTTTGAATGTCAgtaatgactgagatggtgtgagcacatggtgaggatggatggtagggagggagtgaagagggcttgggaggaatgtggaagaggataccttttatAGAAAGccttggagagggcacatcaggcaaccgaccctttaatgtaggggtaacgatgggaaagaagaataATGAGCCAAGGAAAGATCAATGTCCTAGAGTCTGACAATACATGCATATGATCAGAGCCTGaagacctctccacccaagctaggagctgGGAGgtgcagacaatggctgctgataaatcagcaggTAGAATGTATAGAAAGAGAGAGATGCAAGGTCACTTCCCTTAGCAGTGTGGGCAGGGCTCTAGGAAAAATGACATTGCAGTGTTTGCAATATTCATGCATTGACTGCATGTGCAAGAAAACTTTCAAAACATTTCTGTTCATACTCTTATGCAAAATGCTCATCAGCTATGCATTAAGGTCATGTCATTCACCTCTATCTACCAGACACACTCGTGCTTCCTGGATTTTAAGTTATATCCTTTCCAAGGTTTCTTATACTCCGTTTACCTAACCCTCTCATGGTCTTTCTTTCCTCCTAATATTTTTGAATCCTATGATCTTTCACCAACCATTGTTAACCATGCTCTCCGTACTGTCTAACCTGCGAAAATGTTTTAGGAAAAGGTCACTGTACTGTCagctcccaagacccctcttcaccaatGTTAGGGTCAGATAGTGGCTGCTGATTACTTGGCTAGTAGAGTTATGGACGTCCCAAACACCCCATTGTTTGTTCACAAGGATAGGTTGTTGATTCTATTGAAAACTTGTAATGTAAGCGCAGTTCAATTTGGGCTCGCAGATTGCTAATCTCCGATGTTTTCACTAGTTGTGCTGACATTTCTCACACTCTTGGTTCTTTTTGCCTAACATATACCGTACAGACGATTAATTCCTGACAGTCAACTAGTTTTACTTTTATTCCAAGGAGTTGGCCCAATAATCTCTTCATATGTTCCAACTTTGGCTTTCATGGTCAATTCAAGTCTCTTCCTAATGTTCCACACACATCAGATTACCTAGTGTTTCACCTATTCCGTGATACTTATTAGTTCATCCTACCTTTTCTGTAAAACACTCTTTCTTTCACCCTACCTACTCTGTGACACTTCTATTCTTCTATCCTATCATCATGAATCATATTTACTCTCATATACCTATATAAATCGAGTTGCAATCTCTACCATCCCTATACTCATTCCAGGTTCCATCTTCCTGGTATCATTTTACCTTTCTCTTGCTCACAACCCTCAACTTTATTCTCATACAAACACTTTCAAACTCTCTCGGGTTTTTACAGCATTTTGTCACCATCCCCAGTCAGTACTGTATCATCTGGAGATATTAATAATTTCACACTCCACCTATGACTCATTTTCTGATCCCACAACTTATGAATCAATAACTTGCATCATTCCATTCATAAGAATACTTAGCAGCCATTTAATCATAGATACTTGCCTCTttgatagtttttaattttttgataatgagaaataaaaaaaatattgagttacagtttttatagtttaaaacagtgtcaaaagacatatacatacctatCATTGATATGGGCATTCTTACTATTGAGTAAATATTATACTGCATGTAGGTCCAAGCAAAAGCTTTCCGTGTATACATGAAGAGGAAGGTAAGGGATACTGCAAAAGAGAGATTATGACATTATACAATTTATTTGGACATATTCGTTAAGTCAAACATGCATGGTTTTGTGAACTAATCCAGTATAGCTTGAGGGTGGTGTAACATCTTCACTACCACCAACTACTACTGAAACCTTGCTAATTTCTTTTAAACAAAGAACGTGTTGCAGTTTAACACAAGGTCTGCTATCTACAGGTGTTATTTTATTGCTTTCTTAGCCAAGTAAAAGATATCAGACATCTGATTTATTGTGTATTATTGTTTGTGGTGTGGTTTGCTGTCCACCGTTCTTATGCTATTAATGTTCATGATATGGAATGCAGTATTATACAGTAAGAGTTCATAAAATTATTGGTGCACTGTTCAGGTTTCATAGTATCTTCCTAGCTAATGGAAAGAAATAGATGAGAGTGAATATTCATTTGATATGTGTAAATGATGTTATGGCTTAGTTTTGAGCAAGAACCTAACATTTTGTTATATATGTGTGCAGTTAGTTTGTTATTGCAATGTTTAGTAACAGGAAGCTAATGTTATTTTTACCATAAGAAATCATTGTCATCCAAATGATGATGATGTAACCGAAGACATAAGCTCTAAGTTTTCCTGGGCGAGGTTGCATCACTGTCATGAGAGACTCCTTGACTGCATTTAGCGTTAGTTTCTTGCTTTTGGTGGATTTCCTGTTCTTCACTTTGATGCAGAACACAATGCAGACGTTGGAAAGGAGGCTGAAGCCAAATGCCGCCCAGAAGACACCCACGTATCCTGCTTTAGGGAAGATAATTGTACCTAGTGCATTACCAGCCGGTGATGCCAATTCCATCATTATGCCAGCAAGGGATAGTCTGGTCATTCTAGATCGCTCCTTCGAGTGGTCTCCAAGGTAAGCGTACATTGCCATGAACAGTCCCATTCCACTTCCTCCAAGGCCATAAGGAATGTAGCTCAAAACTAAAAGGTATGGCTCCCATTGCCAGAAGTAAGCATTGAGTAATATCACAACATACTTCAACGTAGAACCAACGGATGGAAGGAAGAGTGGGAGTACTCTCCCCTTGGTATCTCCCCAAGCACCAAGGAAAATCAAGACAATGATCCCCAGGCCGTACTCGAACCAAGACCCGTACATCTGGTAATTAGCTGTTAGTTTCTGTACCCTGTCTTGTTCGGCCGTGTGCCCTCCATTGTCGAGGTTGCTGCAAACTTCTTTGCTGTAGTTCAGTTGCAAGTTGCACGTCTTGTCGATCATCATGTTAGTTAAGAAAATGCTCTCTATAGAATAGGCTAGGAAGTGGAAGAACAGCAAGGGTTCCACGGAAATGCTCGACCATAAGGCCGTCAGTTTGGCCCAGCATAATGTAGGTTCAGTGGTTGGTACTACTTGGTTGTTTTTCTCCAGAAGGGGAGACTTCTCGTTTGGTGTCGCCGCCATGTTGGGGAGCGCTTCAGATGGTTTCTAACTAAATTTGTGTACTTTCTTCTTTATTTCACTTTCCGCAACTCACTTATATTTATttcactttaaaataaaaaataccttaTGGACGGCTATATTAAAGCTCACTTTTATCAATATACGAGTGTTCCTTTTCATTCACAGTTGGAGTGAAATGGTCTGAAATTTGCACATGTCAGCAGTTTTTGTAGAGTATTTATTTTACTCGAGATTCTTTTAAGTACACCATTTGGTAAGATTGTTTACTAGTTCCTCTTTGTCACGTCACTTTATAAAGCAAGTACTTTGAAAATGATTCTTAGTCTCTCCGTTTTGTAAAGCAGGTTACTGATTTGTAGATTCATTCATTTCATATTGTGCATTCCCGTTACCTATTAACGCTTAAGTCATTCCGATTAGTGAGTTTTTCTGCTTTAGTAATTTTAAACCActacatttttaaagatattttacaaTATCATCACGGGAATTTCTACACCCCGGTTGTTTAAGTTGTAAGATTAATAGCACCTTCAGTGCTGAACCGGTGCTGATTTTACAAAGCTAATTTTCGCTGACATTATGAAGCATGTCGAAATCTAGAGAAAAACCATCGTAAAATTACGTCATAGAATCAACAGGAAGAAGAACTAGAATCGATCTAATGCCCTTTGCTCTTCTCACTTGGTCATTTCTTCATCAAATTAAATATTTAGTCTGCGCAATGTCTATCTGGAAGTAGGTGCTTGTTCCAGACTAATTAGTGAGAGTTTCTTATATAAAAGTCTATACTCTTCGTTAGACTATATCGGAATGATGATAAAGACCCGCTTCTTTCAACTTCCCAACTGTAACTAAAATCTCTGGATAAATGCTGGTAGCAGATTAGACTCTGATTTAATCAAGCCAGGACCACAACAATGAAACTTAGTGGCATTTTACCGGCTacatagatgtttttttttatagctatTTGGACCGTGTCAGCTGTTTTTtttatcttggagagagagagagagagagagagagagagagagagagagagagagagagagagagagagagagagagagagagagatagtgttagTGTGTACCATCAACACCTTTACGCCCCCATTCTAGTCACCACATTTCCCAGTCGCTAGGATGGATAGAGCATCCGGTGATCAGAGTCGTGAACATTGAACAATTTATTCTCTTGTTTTACGAAGCATTCGACCAcaattaggttattattattattattattattattattattattattattattattcgagaatAAACGCCCGGTTCGGTCTCTTCACCGATGTAAAGTTAGGCCTACCACAGGGGCTGGGTCACATAAATCTTATTTCGCCAAAATTAGAAATGACAAAAGAATACAAGGTTGGTTAGAGGAGGCAATTAATTATcagtccatattttttttctttgattcgtTATCGTTGGAATGTAGCGAAATGGTGGGGTTTTGAAAACAAATTGTAACAGCATTACGTAAAATGTAACATGACTGACACCAGATAAGCGGGTTTGATAAGCCTTTCGTGTTATTGAAGGTTTTAGAACATTTGATAGTAGTATCGCACACGTGTGCATTGAAATTGACCTTGGTTACACTATCGTGTTTTGGCTGCGATTGTGGTTGGTTATAAATTTAGTTCGAAggacaaatatatgataatatattggCAACAGTGAAATTCTTTTGAGTAGGAACAAATGCTTTAAAACTAAACATTATGAATAGACACAAAGGAGGaattgtaaagtttattttttgtgACAATAAGaaagaatatttaaaatttatttgtttgccaggaatatagaaaagaaaataattaaatgatctattagaaaaaaaaaaacggcgaaACTAGGCAGTCGCCTAGGGAACAAGAATGAAAGGGGAGTGGACGCAGAAATAAGGATATCTTTAATATACTTAAACTGGAGGATTAAACTAATTCGAAGGAAGATAAAGTGATACAGTTAATGTTCCAGTGTCTGTTCTCTAAATGTAATCATCTAATTATATTATTTCTCGAATGAATTGTGATATTAGCTACCCTTAAAATGAGACTAGGAATCTTATGAAATTATTTAGGTAATAGATTATATCAGCCCATGTACGCGCATACAATaggcattcctctctctctctctctctctctctctctctctctctctctctctctctctctctctctctctctctctctctctctcagcatcggTATTTTTCCATAAGATTTTATGTGGCTCCGCCTACATCGTTTAACGTGTAATATACAAGAAAGTTATCTTCTGGACGCCTTACAAAATGTAACGTTAGTCCCATTAGAAAGGAATAGGTCactattcataatgaactaatagatATAGTAGTAAatgatataagaaagaaaatctgAGAAATGTGCATACTGCTAAATACTTTTTcaatgattacctccgccaacgaagttgggaggaggttatgtttt from Palaemon carinicauda isolate YSFRI2023 chromosome 35, ASM3689809v2, whole genome shotgun sequence includes:
- the LOC137627839 gene encoding proton-coupled folate transporter-like, giving the protein MAATPNEKSPLLEKNNQVVPTTEPTLCWAKLTALWSSISVEPLLFFHFLAYSIESIFLTNMMIDKTCNLQLNYSKEVCSNLDNGGHTAEQDRVQKLTANYQMYGSWFEYGLGIIVLIFLGAWGDTKGRVLPLFLPSVGSTLKYVVILLNAYFWQWEPYLLVLSYIPYGLGGSGMGLFMAMYAYLGDHSKERSRMTRLSLAGIMMELASPAGNALGTIIFPKAGYVGVFWAAFGFSLLSNVCIVFCIKVKNRKSTKSKKLTLNAVKESLMTVMQPRPGKLRAYVFGYIIIIWMTMISYVSLTFLFMYTRKAFAWTYMQYNIYSIVRMPISMIASCVILPILSYYLRLEDSLLGFVGSVSHIFYGIMVGTAPYDWILYLALVVSSLGAFVFIAARSALSKIVEKNELGGIFSIIALGEAVIPILMQPAFTYIYSNTLEKFPGAIFLIGSVIGVIACCIFAWILASPEKKAIESQGV